A portion of the Microbacterium hominis genome contains these proteins:
- a CDS encoding NADPH-dependent F420 reductase yields the protein MTTVTIFGTGNMGQAIAGVLARGGADIQHVTSTDTSATIAGDIVVLAVPYPSIASIVAGYGAQLAGRTVVDITNPLDFSTFDALVVPAGSSAAAELQAALPAAKVLKAFNTNFAATLASGTVGEVPTAVLVAGDDADAKSGLLALIEAGGLTAVDAGALSRAHELEAVGFLQLTLAVGEKIGWTGGLALSR from the coding sequence ATGACCACCGTCACCATCTTCGGAACCGGCAACATGGGCCAGGCGATCGCGGGCGTGCTCGCGCGCGGGGGCGCCGACATCCAGCACGTCACCAGCACCGACACGTCCGCCACGATCGCCGGCGACATCGTCGTGCTCGCGGTGCCGTACCCCTCGATCGCGTCCATCGTCGCCGGCTACGGCGCGCAGCTGGCGGGCCGGACCGTCGTCGACATCACCAACCCGCTCGACTTCTCGACCTTCGACGCCCTGGTCGTGCCCGCCGGAAGCTCCGCTGCTGCCGAGCTGCAGGCGGCGCTGCCCGCCGCGAAGGTGCTGAAGGCCTTCAACACGAACTTCGCCGCGACCCTCGCCTCGGGCACGGTCGGCGAGGTGCCCACGGCGGTGCTCGTCGCGGGCGATGACGCCGATGCGAAGAGCGGCCTCCTCGCGCTGATCGAGGCGGGCGGGCTCACCGCCGTCGACGCCGGCGCCCTCTCCCGCGCGCACGAGCTCGAGGCCGTCGGCTTCCTGCAGCTGACCCTCGCCGTGGGCGAGAAGATCGGCTGGACCGGCGGTCTGGCCCTCTCCCGCTGA
- a CDS encoding MarR family winged helix-turn-helix transcriptional regulator, whose amino-acid sequence MSRTRFYSEDELATWVPFTALLELLPRELDAQLLRDEELTHFDYIALSVLTGAHAHRLQMKELAARTNATLPRLSHVVSRLERRGFVRREANAADARATDAVITAEGRRKVLRATPGHVENVRRVLLDVMTPEQARALRDVTAAALERLDPGGRMSATRMPRTLR is encoded by the coding sequence ATGAGTCGCACGAGGTTCTACTCCGAGGACGAACTGGCGACGTGGGTGCCCTTCACGGCGCTGCTGGAGCTGCTGCCGCGGGAGCTCGACGCGCAGCTGCTGCGCGACGAGGAGCTGACGCACTTCGACTACATCGCACTGTCGGTGCTGACCGGGGCGCACGCGCACCGGCTGCAGATGAAGGAGCTCGCCGCGCGCACGAACGCGACGCTGCCCCGCCTGTCGCACGTCGTGTCGCGGCTGGAGAGGCGCGGGTTCGTGCGGCGGGAGGCGAACGCCGCCGACGCGCGCGCGACCGACGCGGTGATCACGGCGGAAGGGCGACGCAAGGTGCTCCGGGCGACGCCGGGTCACGTCGAGAACGTGCGGCGCGTGCTGCTGGACGTCATGACGCCCGAACAGGCGCGCGCGCTGCGCGACGTCACGGCGGCCGCGCTCGAGCGGCTCGATCCCGGTGGCCGGATGTCCGCGACCCGCATGCCCCGCACGCTGCGCTGA
- a CDS encoding HNH endonuclease signature motif containing protein yields MTRDDSLPEWEARGWADAEAGWYHDGPLRESDLCGERLDSPTAGPDPMGMIQETADLIATFAARRLRFVDEVRRDALDRDALARGGDDARASTEIVLRGLRLELAAALRITEHAAGDLLAMSEALVHRYPAVLDLLERAATTEQHARVLVDVVSGVSPGVRDRVLDAGVAWAQTLPVGVFRHRLRTLAESLEAATLDVRHERAIDDRRVVVEQAADGMAWLHLYAPAVEIHAIHGRATRIAKQIDAGGGDDDRTLDQVRADVLCDLLIDGETALFPERARGIRATTVVTVPALALIDGVAGATDAAVVEGLGPIPLETARRLAGGDGTWMRVLTHPETGMVLSVGRDSYRPPASLQRLVKWRADRCMAPGCLVPASRCQIDHQVDWAHDGETSLENNAPFCQGHHTIKHHSRWRVRQVPGSGGAIEWTSPSGRVYTVLPERRVPVFTPSTVAGAGGDEAPF; encoded by the coding sequence ATGACACGCGATGACAGCCTCCCCGAGTGGGAGGCGCGAGGCTGGGCTGATGCCGAGGCCGGTTGGTATCACGACGGCCCGCTGCGGGAGTCCGACCTGTGCGGGGAGCGCCTCGACTCTCCCACGGCCGGGCCCGACCCGATGGGCATGATCCAGGAGACCGCCGATCTCATCGCGACCTTCGCGGCGCGGCGCCTGCGCTTCGTCGATGAGGTGCGGCGCGACGCGCTCGACCGCGACGCCCTCGCGCGCGGCGGGGATGACGCCCGCGCCTCGACGGAGATCGTGCTTCGCGGACTGCGGCTGGAGCTGGCGGCGGCGCTGCGCATCACCGAGCACGCGGCGGGCGATCTGCTGGCGATGTCCGAGGCGCTCGTGCATCGCTACCCGGCCGTGCTCGACCTGCTCGAGCGCGCTGCGACGACGGAGCAGCACGCCCGGGTGCTCGTCGATGTCGTCTCCGGGGTGTCGCCCGGCGTGCGCGATCGCGTGCTCGATGCCGGCGTCGCGTGGGCTCAGACGCTTCCGGTCGGCGTCTTCCGGCACCGTCTGCGCACGCTCGCCGAATCGCTCGAGGCTGCGACCCTCGACGTGCGCCACGAGCGGGCGATCGATGACCGCCGTGTCGTCGTCGAACAGGCGGCTGACGGCATGGCGTGGCTGCACCTGTACGCGCCGGCGGTGGAGATCCACGCGATTCATGGGCGGGCGACGCGCATCGCGAAGCAGATCGATGCGGGCGGTGGTGATGATGACCGCACGCTCGACCAGGTGCGCGCCGACGTGCTCTGCGACCTGCTCATCGACGGCGAAACGGCGCTCTTCCCCGAGCGTGCACGCGGTATCCGCGCGACCACGGTCGTGACGGTCCCTGCACTGGCGCTGATCGACGGCGTCGCCGGCGCCACAGACGCTGCCGTCGTCGAGGGCCTCGGGCCGATTCCGCTCGAGACGGCACGACGGCTCGCCGGCGGTGACGGCACATGGATGCGCGTGCTCACGCATCCGGAGACCGGCATGGTGCTCTCCGTCGGACGGGACTCGTACCGGCCTCCCGCATCGCTGCAGCGGCTGGTGAAGTGGCGGGCCGATCGATGTATGGCGCCGGGATGCCTCGTTCCGGCGTCGCGATGTCAGATCGACCACCAGGTCGATTGGGCCCACGACGGCGAGACCTCGCTCGAGAACAACGCGCCGTTCTGCCAGGGGCATCACACCATCAAGCACCACAGTCGGTGGCGAGTGAGACAGGTGCCCGGCAGCGGCGGCGCGATCGAGTGGACCAGTCCGTCGGGCCGCGTGTACACGGTGCTGCCCGAGCGGCGGGTGCCGGTGTTCACGCCGTCGACCGTGGCGGGAGCGGGCGGCGACGAGGCGCCGTTCTGA
- a CDS encoding SDR family oxidoreductase, producing MTEPTLPALAVTGSTGHLGGRVARALADAGVAQRLLARTPSKAPALPGAIVVASSYADDDETRRSLEGVAVLFMVSASESADRLDRHFAFVDAAAAAGVQHVVYTSFFHAAPESTFTLARDHWHTERRIKASGMAWTFLRDNLYLDFLPAMVGADGVIRGPAGDGRVAVVTRADIAACAVAVLASPGEHVGRTYELSGPEALTLDEVAAVLTAHTGRTVGYHRETVPEAYESRRAWEAPDWQYDAWVSTYTAIAAGELADVTGDVEALTGRAPMSLAEHLSR from the coding sequence ATGACCGAACCCACCCTTCCCGCGCTAGCGGTGACCGGCTCGACCGGGCACCTCGGCGGACGCGTCGCACGCGCGCTCGCCGACGCCGGCGTGGCGCAGCGTCTGCTGGCCCGCACCCCGTCGAAGGCGCCCGCGCTGCCCGGGGCGATCGTCGTGGCATCCAGCTATGCCGACGACGACGAGACGCGGCGGTCCCTCGAGGGCGTCGCGGTGCTGTTCATGGTGTCGGCCTCAGAGAGCGCGGACCGGCTCGACCGGCACTTCGCCTTCGTGGATGCCGCGGCCGCCGCGGGCGTGCAGCACGTCGTGTACACCTCGTTCTTCCACGCGGCGCCCGAGTCGACCTTCACGCTGGCCCGCGACCACTGGCACACAGAGCGGCGGATCAAGGCATCCGGGATGGCGTGGACGTTCCTGCGTGACAACCTGTACCTCGACTTCCTGCCGGCGATGGTCGGCGCGGACGGCGTCATCAGAGGACCGGCGGGTGACGGACGCGTGGCGGTCGTCACGCGAGCGGACATCGCAGCCTGCGCCGTGGCGGTGCTCGCCTCGCCCGGCGAGCATGTCGGGCGCACCTACGAGCTCAGCGGACCGGAGGCCCTCACCCTCGACGAGGTCGCCGCGGTGCTGACGGCGCACACCGGTCGGACGGTGGGCTATCACCGGGAGACCGTGCCGGAGGCATACGAATCGCGGCGAGCGTGGGAGGCCCCCGACTGGCAGTACGACGCGTGGGTGTCGACGTACACCGCGATCGCGGCGGGCGAGCTCGCCGATGTCACCGGCGACGTCGAGGCCCTGACCGGTCGCGCGCCTATGAGCCTGGCCGAGCATCTGTCTCGCTGA
- a CDS encoding DUF3237 domain-containing protein, with translation MSAAAGGGMPVPTLEPAFDVVVRLGPIEDHGVTRVGHRRVVPIVGGTVTAIDGSWNAEILAGGADWQRVRADGAIEIDGRYTARTADDEFVYLQVTGVRSGSPEVLEALLRGAAVPADGYYFRTAISIETASPRLGALEHAVFVASCARDADAVRYVAYRVT, from the coding sequence TTCGACGTTGTCGTGCGGCTCGGACCGATCGAGGACCACGGCGTGACCCGGGTGGGGCACCGTCGGGTCGTGCCGATCGTGGGCGGTACGGTCACGGCGATCGACGGCTCGTGGAACGCCGAGATCCTCGCCGGCGGCGCGGACTGGCAGCGGGTGCGCGCCGACGGGGCGATCGAGATCGACGGCCGCTACACCGCGCGCACCGCCGACGACGAGTTCGTATACCTGCAGGTCACGGGGGTGCGCAGCGGCTCGCCCGAGGTGCTCGAGGCGCTGCTGCGCGGCGCCGCGGTGCCCGCGGACGGCTACTACTTCCGCACGGCGATCTCGATCGAGACCGCGTCGCCACGGCTGGGAGCGCTCGAGCACGCGGTGTTCGTCGCCTCCTGCGCGCGCGATGCCGATGCCGTGCGATATGTCGCGTACCGCGTGACCTGA